One Synechococcus sp. PROS-9-1 DNA window includes the following coding sequences:
- the psb29 gene encoding photosystem II biogenesis protein Psp29 — MTDQRTIADSKRAFHKAFPYVIPSLYRRTADELLVELHLLSHQQHFKSDALFAVGLRQVFKAFTQGYKPETHLDELYAAICSCNGFDPEVLKKLAEGSTSAVSGHTVSEVREWLSNRGAGAPEPLSAGISSVGGESFHYSRLMAVGLLSLLSSAQGGEPSDPDELKTLAHEIGEQLGLSKPRLDKDLSLYTSNLEKMAQAVELIEETLAAERRKRDRQLADSQASESKPPEAQSESSDESAAEERPN; from the coding sequence TTGACGGATCAACGGACGATCGCTGACAGCAAGCGGGCCTTCCATAAAGCTTTTCCTTATGTGATTCCATCTCTGTACAGGAGAACGGCAGACGAGCTCTTGGTTGAGCTGCACCTCCTCAGTCATCAGCAGCATTTCAAGAGCGACGCCTTGTTTGCTGTGGGTTTGCGTCAGGTGTTTAAGGCGTTCACACAGGGCTACAAACCTGAAACACACCTCGATGAGCTCTATGCGGCCATTTGCAGCTGCAATGGTTTCGATCCGGAGGTTTTGAAAAAGCTTGCAGAGGGATCGACCTCAGCCGTCTCAGGACACACCGTCAGTGAAGTGCGTGAATGGCTTTCCAATCGCGGAGCTGGGGCTCCAGAGCCCTTGTCCGCGGGCATCTCGAGTGTTGGTGGTGAATCATTTCACTACTCACGATTGATGGCTGTGGGCTTGTTGAGCCTGCTCTCATCCGCTCAAGGTGGTGAACCTTCCGATCCTGATGAACTCAAAACCCTTGCCCATGAAATTGGTGAGCAACTAGGACTATCCAAACCTCGCCTGGACAAGGACCTCAGCCTGTACACATCCAATCTTGAAAAGATGGCTCAGGCAGTGGAGCTGATTGAAGAAACCTTGGCCGCAGAACGTCGTAAACGCGATCGTCAACTGGCTGATTCTCAAGCCAGCGAATCAAAACCACCCGAAGCTCAATCTGAGTCTTCCGATGAATCAGCAGCAGAAGAGAGACCTAACTGA
- the petN gene encoding cytochrome b6-f complex subunit PetN, whose translation MLFTIAWASLAAVFSFSIAMVVWGRNGDGTVNF comes from the coding sequence ATGCTGTTCACGATTGCCTGGGCATCACTCGCTGCTGTCTTCAGTTTCTCGATCGCGATGGTGGTCTGGGGCCGTAATGGCGATGGCACCGTGAATTTCTGA
- the clpS gene encoding ATP-dependent Clp protease adapter ClpS, with protein MTMATPGTASVLNPERTTLRYPNARVIVLNDDVNTFEHVVECLCKIIPGMNSDKAWTLAHQIDGEGAAEVWAGPLEPAELYHQQLSSEGLTMAPLERN; from the coding sequence ATGACTATGGCAACTCCTGGAACCGCGAGCGTTCTCAATCCGGAACGCACAACCCTGCGTTACCCGAATGCCAGAGTGATCGTTCTCAACGATGACGTGAATACGTTTGAACACGTGGTTGAGTGTTTATGCAAAATCATCCCTGGGATGAATAGTGATAAGGCTTGGACACTTGCCCATCAAATCGATGGAGAAGGTGCTGCAGAAGTGTGGGCCGGCCCCCTTGAGCCTGCAGAGCTTTACCACCAACAACTCAGCAGTGAGGGACTCACGATGGCTCCATTGGAACGCAATTAA
- a CDS encoding BCD family MFS transporter: MAPSIEMNDVPGLRWPTLLRLSLFQACLGTLAVLFTGTFNRILITELAFPALLAGGGLGFEQLVSPARVLFGHLSDSHPLWGKHRTPYVLLGTVAICLLAILSVPVSFKVKEALDSGSPLVAAAGIAAFCGLFALYGLGTSLASTSYLALVIDRTTEEQRPRCIGVIWAMLTIGIIVGAIAISLAVRSIDGISDPVILQSWLQKFMISITTIVMVLAIVSTWGVEKPASPGSVRAVQDLVTLKDAWGVVTSSRQIVIFFGFLVLFTLGLFLQDPILESFGAEVFGMPVSKTTLLNAWWGSGTLVGLLLAGWFITPKLGKLATARLGCWMVMGSLFLLVVSGWQQASGLLPVVMVLFGLAAGVGTNSALTLMLDLTLPAMAGTFVGIWGLAQALSRGFGKVVGGGLLDLGRQLLPNAGPMAGYGLVFTIEILVMAGALIVLNQLSVAQFRESTTQRLDMVLMAEIDG; the protein is encoded by the coding sequence ATAGCCCCATCCATTGAGATGAATGACGTTCCAGGTCTTCGCTGGCCAACCCTGCTGCGGTTGAGTCTCTTTCAGGCCTGTCTTGGAACCCTTGCGGTGCTTTTCACTGGCACCTTTAATCGCATTCTGATTACAGAACTTGCCTTTCCTGCATTACTGGCAGGTGGAGGCTTGGGATTTGAGCAGCTGGTCTCACCAGCACGGGTGCTGTTCGGACACCTCAGTGATTCTCATCCCTTATGGGGTAAACATCGAACGCCCTATGTCCTACTCGGAACCGTCGCTATTTGTCTTTTGGCGATTCTTAGCGTTCCGGTTAGTTTCAAGGTGAAGGAAGCTCTAGACAGTGGATCACCCTTAGTAGCTGCAGCTGGTATTGCTGCATTTTGTGGCTTATTTGCTCTCTATGGATTGGGTACTTCTTTAGCGAGCACCTCCTATTTAGCCCTCGTTATTGATCGAACAACCGAAGAGCAAAGACCGCGATGTATCGGTGTGATTTGGGCAATGCTCACAATAGGAATCATTGTTGGTGCGATTGCCATCAGTCTTGCCGTTCGCTCGATCGATGGCATTTCAGATCCAGTGATTCTCCAGAGCTGGCTTCAGAAGTTCATGATTTCAATAACTACAATTGTAATGGTGTTGGCCATTGTCTCCACCTGGGGCGTTGAAAAACCAGCAAGTCCTGGAAGTGTTCGGGCTGTGCAGGATTTGGTCACACTTAAAGATGCCTGGGGAGTTGTCACATCAAGTCGTCAAATAGTTATCTTTTTTGGATTTTTAGTTTTATTTACTCTTGGACTATTTTTGCAGGATCCAATTCTGGAAAGTTTTGGTGCAGAAGTGTTTGGAATGCCAGTATCTAAAACAACTTTGCTTAATGCTTGGTGGGGATCAGGAACCCTTGTTGGTTTGCTTTTAGCCGGCTGGTTTATCACACCAAAGCTAGGAAAGTTGGCCACTGCCAGGTTGGGATGCTGGATGGTGATGGGTTCATTATTTCTATTAGTGGTCAGTGGCTGGCAACAAGCTTCTGGACTCCTTCCTGTTGTGATGGTGCTGTTTGGCTTAGCTGCAGGAGTTGGCACCAATAGCGCACTCACTTTGATGCTTGACCTCACTCTTCCAGCGATGGCAGGAACCTTTGTAGGCATTTGGGGGTTAGCGCAAGCTCTCTCTCGAGGCTTTGGCAAGGTCGTGGGTGGTGGGCTGCTTGATCTAGGTCGTCAGCTTTTACCCAATGCTGGTCCGATGGCTGGGTATGGCTTGGTTTTTACGATTGAAATTCTTGTGATGGCAGGCGCTTTGATTGTTCTTAATCAGCTCAGCGTCGCTCAATTCAGGGAATCCACCACGCAACGACTCGACATGGTGTTGATGGCCGAAATCGACGGTTGA
- a CDS encoding DUF2103 domain-containing protein → MGRLVVTHSTYVKGLIPWLKVLANDPQIQTITPGVIARVKGRCQELTLRPSVAIRGGFKLMARRGRTAQEVFVITTLEKSDLIDRLASSRSSIL, encoded by the coding sequence GTGGGCCGTCTTGTCGTTACCCACAGCACCTATGTGAAGGGACTCATTCCCTGGCTGAAGGTTTTGGCGAATGACCCACAGATCCAGACCATCACCCCTGGGGTGATTGCAAGGGTGAAGGGTCGTTGCCAAGAGCTAACGCTGAGGCCATCTGTTGCGATCCGCGGTGGATTCAAGCTGATGGCACGTCGTGGCAGGACGGCTCAGGAAGTGTTTGTTATTACAACTCTAGAAAAATCAGATTTAATTGACCGTTTAGCTAGCTCGAGGTCTTCGATTCTTTAA
- a CDS encoding 5-(carboxyamino)imidazole ribonucleotide synthase — translation MTSSTQTDLQRMPNADNTIGVIGGGQLALMLGEAAQTRGLTLAVQASKAEDPAASLAKDLVIAGSTDVRATRELSSHCVGITFENEWVAVDALMPLERQGVQFTPSLASLIPLVNKLSQRRLLNDLLIPSPDWISLAELNPGSPSLPSGWTFPVMAKAAYGGYDGKGTRVVEDLNGLVQLLRNVDTHEWLIEAWVSYEQELALVVSRDSKGRIRSLPLAETHQKNQVCDWVIAPAPVSQLVEATAYNIAASILTKLSYVGVMTLEFFYGSEGLFVNEIAPRTHNSGHFSIEACSSSQFDQQLCIAAGLDVPNPEFIADGSLMVNLLGLNADQAEPLEQRLSKLRSIEALHLHWYGKDEIPGRKVGHVTTLLNGHSADERAERGQQMLQAIREIWPLPLNW, via the coding sequence ATGACAAGCTCCACCCAGACCGATCTGCAACGGATGCCCAACGCTGACAACACAATTGGGGTGATCGGTGGAGGGCAACTTGCCCTCATGCTTGGTGAAGCAGCGCAAACACGAGGTTTGACGCTTGCGGTTCAAGCGTCAAAAGCTGAAGACCCTGCTGCCTCACTGGCTAAGGATTTAGTGATTGCGGGATCAACAGATGTCCGTGCAACAAGGGAGCTCTCATCGCATTGCGTAGGCATCACCTTCGAAAACGAATGGGTCGCTGTCGATGCTTTGATGCCTCTTGAGCGACAGGGAGTGCAATTCACTCCTTCACTGGCAAGCCTGATCCCTCTCGTTAATAAGTTGTCCCAGAGGCGACTACTCAATGATCTGTTAATTCCAAGTCCAGATTGGATTTCATTAGCTGAACTCAATCCTGGATCGCCATCCTTACCGAGCGGATGGACATTCCCTGTCATGGCGAAGGCTGCCTACGGCGGTTATGACGGAAAGGGCACAAGGGTTGTGGAAGATCTAAACGGCTTGGTTCAGTTGCTTCGAAACGTCGATACCCATGAGTGGTTAATCGAAGCCTGGGTTTCCTACGAGCAGGAACTAGCTCTTGTTGTAAGTCGAGATTCAAAAGGGCGAATTCGTAGCCTGCCCTTAGCCGAAACGCATCAGAAAAATCAGGTTTGCGACTGGGTCATTGCTCCTGCTCCAGTGAGTCAACTTGTTGAGGCAACGGCTTACAACATTGCAGCCTCAATTCTCACAAAGCTCAGCTACGTGGGAGTGATGACATTGGAGTTTTTCTATGGATCGGAGGGTTTATTTGTTAATGAAATAGCTCCCCGAACGCATAATTCAGGCCATTTTTCAATTGAGGCCTGTTCAAGCAGTCAATTTGATCAACAACTCTGCATTGCAGCAGGCCTGGATGTCCCCAATCCAGAATTCATTGCCGATGGTTCCTTGATGGTCAATTTGCTCGGTCTCAATGCCGACCAGGCAGAACCACTTGAGCAACGCCTTTCAAAACTACGCTCGATCGAGGCGTTGCATCTGCATTGGTATGGAAAAGATGAGATCCCTGGACGCAAAGTGGGGCATGTCACCACCCTTCTCAATGGCCATAGCGCTGATGAGCGTGCCGAGCGAGGACAGCAAATGCTGCAAGCTATTCGTGAAATCTGGCCTCTTCCCCTAAATTGGTAG
- a CDS encoding carbohydrate ABC transporter permease yields MALPSTSKQRSTLIAWGFLAPALILLSLSVLVPALMALVISFTQTGLDVTEPLKFIGLTNFQRLLGDPMFYQVLGTTLIYLFGVVPPIVIGALTLAVLVNRVLPGVHILRAAFYTPVLVSIVVAAIAFRWLYAENGLINGWLGALIGQGFIPIDFLTNPFLALPSVMLVTLWKGLGYYMVIFLGGLQGIPTELYEAAELDGSEGWRKHVDITLPLLRPYVTLVAVISAIAATKVFEEVFLMTQGGPADSTRTLVYYVYDQAFAELEISYACTVGLALFLLVLLLTAIRLAFGGERSLI; encoded by the coding sequence ATGGCCCTGCCTTCAACGTCCAAACAGCGGTCCACGCTCATTGCTTGGGGGTTTCTAGCTCCTGCCCTCATTCTTCTGAGCCTTTCCGTATTGGTTCCAGCATTGATGGCGCTGGTGATCAGTTTCACGCAAACAGGACTAGATGTCACCGAACCACTGAAATTTATTGGCTTAACCAATTTTCAGCGGCTCCTTGGCGATCCAATGTTTTATCAGGTGCTAGGCACCACTTTGATTTATTTATTTGGTGTCGTTCCACCGATTGTGATCGGAGCCCTAACCCTGGCGGTTCTTGTTAATCGAGTCCTTCCAGGTGTTCACATCCTGCGCGCTGCTTTCTATACGCCAGTTTTGGTGTCGATCGTTGTAGCTGCTATCGCCTTTCGATGGCTCTATGCCGAAAACGGCTTAATTAACGGATGGCTTGGCGCCTTGATTGGTCAAGGATTCATCCCCATTGATTTTTTAACCAATCCGTTTTTAGCCCTTCCCTCAGTGATGCTCGTCACGCTATGGAAAGGATTGGGCTACTACATGGTGATTTTCCTGGGTGGACTTCAAGGCATCCCAACAGAGCTTTATGAAGCTGCTGAACTGGATGGAAGTGAAGGCTGGCGGAAGCATGTTGATATCACTCTGCCGTTGCTGCGTCCTTACGTCACCTTGGTGGCTGTGATCTCCGCGATTGCTGCAACCAAGGTCTTTGAGGAGGTGTTTCTGATGACACAGGGTGGCCCTGCAGACTCCACCCGCACCCTCGTTTATTACGTCTATGACCAGGCTTTCGCAGAACTAGAAATCAGCTATGCCTGCACGGTTGGGCTCGCGCTGTTCCTACTCGTTTTATTGCTCACAGCCATTCGACTTGCGTTCGGAGGAGAACGAAGCCTGATTTAG
- the aroB gene encoding 3-dehydroquinate synthase, translating to MTQSQPSSTSAVAVRRISVALEHNPYDVVINCGGVDHLGAELLRIGIRPNTKILVVSNADVATPYGGRCLSSLTQEGFKASLLTIAAGEDQKTLNTFSTILDAAKEKGLERQSLMLALGGGVVGDMTGFAASCWLRGIGVVQVPTTLLAMVDAAIGGKTGVNHPGGKNLIGAFHQPRLVMIDPDTLQTLPVREFKAGLAEVIKYGMIGDSELFDLLERSAGFDDPLSISTELLETMLERSAQAKALVVAADEKEGGQRAILNYGHTFGHVVETLTGYGTWLHGEAVAIGMVAVASLSVQRGVLPQTDAERQKRLIQSAGLPSQWPDLDPDLVLSTLQGDKKVRNGRLRFVLPTRIGAVSIVDDVSSDEIKACLASLR from the coding sequence ATGACCCAATCCCAACCGAGCTCCACATCAGCGGTAGCTGTAAGACGTATCAGCGTGGCGCTCGAACACAATCCTTATGACGTCGTGATCAACTGCGGAGGTGTGGATCATCTCGGCGCTGAATTGCTTCGAATCGGGATTCGCCCGAACACCAAAATCCTGGTAGTCAGCAATGCAGATGTTGCTACGCCCTATGGAGGCCGCTGTCTGTCCAGCCTCACTCAGGAGGGATTTAAAGCCAGTTTGCTGACGATTGCCGCAGGGGAAGATCAAAAAACATTGAACACTTTCAGCACGATCCTTGATGCTGCAAAAGAGAAAGGGTTGGAGCGTCAGTCATTGATGCTCGCTTTAGGTGGAGGTGTTGTTGGAGACATGACTGGGTTTGCAGCCTCTTGCTGGCTGCGCGGAATCGGAGTAGTGCAGGTTCCGACAACGCTATTGGCCATGGTGGATGCCGCAATTGGCGGAAAGACGGGTGTGAATCATCCGGGCGGTAAAAATCTGATCGGCGCCTTTCATCAGCCAAGGCTGGTGATGATTGATCCAGACACGCTTCAGACCCTTCCCGTGCGCGAATTCAAGGCTGGTCTCGCTGAGGTGATCAAATACGGAATGATTGGAGATTCAGAATTGTTCGACTTGCTCGAGCGATCCGCCGGCTTTGACGACCCTCTCTCGATTTCCACCGAGCTGCTGGAAACGATGCTCGAACGGTCTGCACAAGCCAAAGCACTCGTTGTCGCTGCTGATGAAAAAGAGGGTGGTCAGAGGGCCATCCTCAATTACGGCCATACGTTTGGACATGTGGTCGAAACACTGACTGGATACGGCACCTGGCTCCATGGCGAAGCGGTTGCGATTGGCATGGTGGCGGTGGCTTCACTCTCCGTGCAGCGCGGTGTTTTGCCCCAAACCGATGCTGAACGTCAGAAACGTTTGATTCAAAGTGCTGGACTGCCCAGCCAATGGCCTGATCTCGATCCAGATCTGGTCTTAAGCACGCTTCAAGGCGACAAGAAAGTCCGCAACGGTCGTCTTCGCTTCGTGCTTCCGACACGTATCGGTGCTGTGTCGATCGTGGATGACGTAAGCAGTGATGAAATCAAAGCCTGCCTGGCATCGTTGCGCTGA
- a CDS encoding class I SAM-dependent methyltransferase, giving the protein MTGPAAPCPLWLHQRLKQLGGSVPFSQFMAWALHDPKHGAYGSGQLKIGKGGDFVTSATLGPDFSALMACQLVQWLRTLALNHPTETLSIVEVGPGEAELSCDLIDYLSEQLPDLVHRLELVLVEANPGMEQRQRKRIEQHQGSGDFNKLFRKRWSSLSELKTSPVIGVLIAHELLDAFPVERLELNDGRLHRQTVQLQDENNGDQGLHWGIEPIPQTLQERMNATLSATQIALPPEDAEDGWTTEWHDECANWFAEASEALIAGHLLVVDYALEAHRYYSAQRREGTLMAYRNQRASNNVLVDAGKQDLTAHLCLETMVHQATTNGWTLEGQCRQGEALLALGLAERFSSLQQLAGHQLAEVLQRREALLRLVDPACLGEFRWLSFLRFNPLFPNSGTGERSQFLQEPSDISATMPGRL; this is encoded by the coding sequence ATGACAGGCCCTGCTGCGCCCTGCCCTTTATGGCTTCACCAGCGTTTAAAGCAATTAGGCGGTTCCGTCCCCTTCTCCCAGTTCATGGCCTGGGCTTTGCATGACCCTAAACATGGGGCCTATGGCAGTGGCCAACTGAAGATTGGCAAGGGAGGTGACTTTGTGACGTCAGCCACCCTGGGTCCTGATTTTTCAGCCTTGATGGCTTGTCAGCTTGTCCAGTGGCTTCGAACTCTCGCTCTGAACCACCCAACGGAAACCCTCTCCATCGTTGAAGTTGGGCCTGGTGAAGCGGAGTTGAGTTGTGATCTCATCGACTATTTGAGCGAGCAGCTTCCCGACCTGGTCCATCGACTTGAGCTCGTTTTGGTTGAAGCCAATCCAGGGATGGAACAGCGTCAACGCAAACGGATAGAGCAGCACCAGGGGTCAGGGGATTTCAATAAACTCTTTCGGAAACGCTGGAGCTCTTTATCAGAACTCAAGACCAGCCCGGTGATAGGTGTCTTGATTGCTCATGAGCTCCTCGATGCCTTTCCGGTGGAGCGCCTTGAACTGAACGACGGACGGCTGCATCGTCAAACCGTTCAACTGCAAGATGAAAACAATGGCGATCAGGGTCTGCACTGGGGAATTGAACCCATCCCTCAGACGCTTCAAGAGCGCATGAACGCAACGTTGTCAGCAACACAGATTGCTTTGCCTCCAGAGGACGCTGAGGACGGATGGACCACGGAATGGCATGACGAATGCGCCAATTGGTTCGCAGAGGCGTCTGAGGCTTTAATCGCGGGCCATCTCCTTGTTGTTGACTATGCCCTCGAGGCACATCGTTACTACTCCGCTCAACGCAGAGAGGGGACTCTCATGGCCTATCGAAACCAACGAGCCAGTAACAACGTCTTGGTTGATGCAGGCAAACAAGACCTCACGGCTCATCTCTGTCTTGAGACCATGGTGCATCAAGCCACTACCAATGGTTGGACCCTGGAGGGGCAGTGCCGACAGGGTGAGGCTCTACTGGCCTTAGGCCTTGCTGAGCGATTCAGCAGTCTTCAACAGCTTGCGGGCCACCAACTCGCTGAGGTGCTGCAACGTCGTGAAGCTCTCCTGCGTCTCGTCGATCCTGCCTGCCTTGGGGAATTTCGATGGCTGTCGTTCCTGCGATTCAACCCGTTGTTCCCAAATTCAGGAACTGGTGAGCGGAGTCAATTCCTGCAAGAGCCTTCAGACATCAGCGCAACGATGCCAGGCAGGCTTTGA
- a CDS encoding TPM domain-containing protein, which produces MGTQPRFTRFLFPLFSLFLLLLVASPVQAIDNPELLPDHPTPVIDLAHAFSDNQLKELETSLDAFEQSSGWKLRVLTQYEKTPGLAVKEFWGLDERSLLIIGDPRGGNLLNFNVGDAFFALMPRTWWVELQTRYGNQFYVRDNGEDGSLLATIGAVELCLDRGGCQFVPGLPREQWLLTLATSVLGGLIAGFAAYPRKEGERIAWAWVLLLSPLWVMLFGVFGIAPVVTRTSDLLPLVRNGMGFVGGMVGAYLIAQTIVGRKLAEENDK; this is translated from the coding sequence ATGGGAACACAACCGCGCTTCACACGATTTTTGTTCCCGCTGTTCAGCTTATTTCTGTTGCTTCTCGTCGCAAGTCCAGTCCAGGCGATTGACAACCCAGAGCTACTTCCCGACCATCCAACCCCGGTGATCGATCTGGCTCACGCCTTTAGTGACAATCAACTCAAAGAGCTTGAAACGTCATTGGATGCGTTTGAACAGAGCAGTGGCTGGAAACTGAGAGTTCTTACCCAGTATGAAAAGACTCCTGGTCTCGCCGTTAAAGAGTTTTGGGGCCTCGATGAACGGAGTTTGTTGATTATTGGTGATCCTCGCGGTGGGAATTTGCTCAATTTCAACGTGGGCGATGCCTTTTTTGCCTTAATGCCGCGGACCTGGTGGGTGGAGCTGCAAACGCGTTATGGAAATCAGTTTTACGTCCGCGACAACGGTGAGGACGGTTCACTCTTGGCGACAATCGGAGCCGTAGAACTTTGCCTGGATCGAGGCGGTTGTCAGTTTGTTCCGGGTTTGCCGCGGGAACAATGGCTCTTAACTTTGGCCACTTCGGTGCTTGGTGGCTTAATCGCCGGATTTGCTGCCTATCCGCGTAAAGAGGGTGAACGTATCGCCTGGGCTTGGGTACTCCTGTTGTCTCCTTTATGGGTGATGTTGTTTGGCGTGTTTGGCATCGCACCGGTGGTCACACGAACAAGCGATCTGTTGCCGCTCGTTCGCAACGGGATGGGATTCGTTGGAGGGATGGTGGGTGCCTATCTGATCGCCCAAACAATCGTTGGCCGAAAATTGGCAGAAGAAAATGACAAATAA
- a CDS encoding glycoside hydrolase family 104 protein yields MTVLAKTVCRLLPAALASFGPAFMASQSAEAAVAAMPTLQASRSGLMTSRDQSVSALPYIITPERRALLNTIRFAEGTWKNGLDIGYRVMFGGGLMGSMDRHPDRVIYSSRYASAAAGAYQFMPFTWDLVKRSLGVKGFGPEVQDQGALFLVQRRKALRLTDVGVMTPQLAAKLAPEWASFPTLRGRSYYGQPVKRFANLQSFYQVNLSQLRQIRDQRQEALNDDIGSNGPKAPVCTGPTILCGMPLSGS; encoded by the coding sequence ATGACTGTTCTTGCGAAAACCGTTTGTCGTCTCCTTCCAGCGGCTCTCGCAAGTTTTGGTCCAGCATTCATGGCTTCTCAGTCTGCTGAAGCTGCTGTAGCTGCGATGCCAACGCTTCAAGCATCACGCTCTGGACTGATGACTTCAAGAGATCAGTCTGTCAGTGCCCTCCCATACATCATTACCCCAGAGCGACGGGCTCTTCTCAATACGATCCGCTTCGCTGAAGGAACCTGGAAAAACGGTCTCGATATTGGTTATCGCGTGATGTTTGGCGGGGGGCTGATGGGGTCGATGGATCGCCATCCCGATCGCGTCATTTATTCCTCTCGTTATGCGAGTGCTGCGGCTGGTGCCTATCAGTTCATGCCATTCACCTGGGATCTGGTGAAGCGCAGTTTGGGGGTGAAGGGTTTTGGACCTGAAGTTCAAGATCAAGGTGCTCTGTTCCTCGTTCAAAGACGAAAAGCTCTGCGCCTCACAGATGTTGGCGTGATGACACCTCAGCTCGCGGCGAAGCTAGCTCCGGAGTGGGCCTCTTTCCCTACGCTTCGCGGCCGCAGTTACTACGGCCAGCCTGTAAAACGTTTCGCCAATCTTCAATCGTTTTATCAGGTCAATCTGAGTCAGCTGCGTCAGATCAGAGATCAACGCCAAGAAGCTCTCAACGATGACATTGGCAGCAACGGGCCCAAAGCCCCTGTTTGCACAGGACCAACGATTCTTTGTGGCATGCCCCTATCAGGATCTTGA
- a CDS encoding TIGR04168 family protein, which produces MRLAIAGDLHGDWTCHDEQLLEQLRPDALLFVGDLSDGDLRLVKAITRLKLPCAVILGNHDRGRDRSGERLRQQISMLGDLDCSWKLRNWSTPEVAIVGARPCSSGGGYQLSEAVQSVFGPVTEQQSVDRIVQAASDAPDDWPLVLLAHSGPTGLGSDASSICGRDWKHPHIDWGDRDLAIAVETLRRRRAADLVVFGHMHHSLRGGKGERMTFHRDRYGTAYVNAACVPRSGSDEAGQTLIHFTWVEFEGRQLSLVSHRWFHPNGTLAYEQTLLRQPSESSRSC; this is translated from the coding sequence TTGCGCCTCGCCATAGCCGGAGACCTTCATGGTGACTGGACCTGTCACGACGAACAGCTGCTCGAGCAGTTGCGGCCTGATGCTCTGTTGTTCGTGGGCGACTTGAGTGATGGTGATCTGCGCTTAGTGAAAGCCATTACGCGTTTGAAGCTCCCCTGCGCCGTGATCCTTGGTAATCACGACCGAGGGAGAGATCGCAGTGGTGAACGTCTGCGACAGCAGATTTCCATGTTGGGGGATCTCGACTGTTCCTGGAAGTTGCGCAATTGGTCGACTCCAGAAGTTGCCATTGTTGGCGCCCGTCCATGCAGTTCAGGAGGTGGTTATCAGCTGTCTGAAGCGGTGCAAAGTGTGTTCGGCCCAGTCACTGAGCAGCAATCGGTTGATCGGATCGTTCAGGCGGCGTCAGACGCACCCGACGACTGGCCACTCGTGCTTCTCGCCCACAGTGGACCCACTGGTCTTGGTTCTGATGCGTCCAGCATCTGTGGTCGGGATTGGAAACATCCCCACATTGATTGGGGCGATCGTGATCTTGCGATTGCTGTTGAGACCCTGCGCCGCCGGCGAGCTGCTGATTTGGTGGTGTTTGGCCACATGCATCACAGCCTCAGAGGGGGGAAGGGAGAACGGATGACATTTCATCGTGATCGTTATGGCACCGCCTACGTCAATGCCGCGTGCGTTCCACGATCGGGATCAGACGAAGCGGGACAGACTTTGATTCATTTCACCTGGGTTGAATTTGAAGGTCGTCAACTCAGTCTTGTAAGCCATCGCTGGTTCCATCCGAATGGAACGCTTGCCTACGAGCAAACGTTGTTGAGGCAACCCAGTGAAAGCTCTAGGTCATGCTGA